The Stigmatella aurantiaca DW4/3-1 genome contains the following window.
CCTGATTTCCGTGCCCGAGGACCTCCAGATGGCGGAGCTCTTCGGTTGGAAGCGGGGCGCCTTCACGGGTGCGGTGCGCGACAGTGTGGGGAGCCTCGGCCGGGCGGAGGGTGGGACGCTCTTCATCGACGAGATTGACAAGCTGTCGCTGAAGGCCCAGGCGGGGTTGCTGCGGGTCCTGGAGGAGCGGACGTACCGGGTGTTGGGCGATGGGACGGGAGACCGCTCGGCGGACGTGCGCTTCGTCATCGGCACGAACGTGGATCTGCGGGAGGCGGTGCGCGCGGGCCGCTTCCGGGAGGACCTCTACTACCGGATCAACGTGCTGCCGCTGCGCGTGCCGCTGCTGGACGAGCGCCGGGATGAGATTCCGAAGTGGGCGGAGTACATGGTGAACCGTCGGCACCGCGAGCAGTTCCCCTCGGGACAGGCCCGGCTGTCCCCGGAGGCGGAGCAGCAATTGAGCAACCGCTCCTGGCCTGGGAACCTGCGGCAGCTCGACAACATCATCCGCCGGGCCTACACGCTGGCGATGGTGGAGTACGGGGCCACGCCGGAGCTCCTCTTGAAAGAGGGCCACATCCTGCGGGCGCTCGAATACGAGGAGGCCACGGGCGAGACGCAGGCCCCCGAGCGCGGCTCCCGCTCCTTGACGGAGGCGATGCGCGCGGTGGCCACGGCCTTCATCGAGGAGGCGAAGCGCCGGGGGACACCGCTGGACCTGGGGCTGACCGAAGCGCTCACGGGAGTCGTCCTGGGACAGGCAGTCCAGGAGCTGGGCCGAGAGGAGGCCTTCCGGCTGGTGGGGCGGGAGAACCTGCTCAAGAACCGCAACCACCACAAGGTGCTCAAGCGGGAGCTGGAGAAGGTGGAGGCCCTCTACCGGGAGTTGACGGGGAGCAGTTCGCCGTTCAGCGGCCTGCTGCCAGACGAAGAGCCGGGCTGAGGCTCAGGGCGACAGGAGCCCCTCCTCTACCGCGCGCCACAAGGCCGTCCCGAGCACCTCCAGCCCCCCCGAGGTGTCGAGGAGCATCTGCGACGTCTTGCCCATCTGCACGTGCGTCTCCCCCCCGACGAACAGGGGGAGCGGCCGTCGCCCGAGCCGCAGGAGACGCTCGTCGTAGAAAGCCCCAGGAACCTTCTCCTTGAGCAGCCTCGCCAGGGCCACCATGTTGGCGAGACGCGTGGGCTGCAAGGCGGCTCCCAGGAATGAGAAGTCGAGCTCGCGCTCGCGCAGCACCACGCGCTGCCCCCTCTTGCCATACAAGAGGATGACTTGTTCGGTCTCCTCCTGCTGGGAGCGCACGGTGCGATCTTCCTTACGGGACACCTTCAGGCCCTGGGTGGCGATGGCGGTCGAGAGGGAGAACTTCGCCGTCTGCTGGAGGGTCGCGGTCTCGGAGCGGACCGTGCTCGCGCCACGAAAGAGGGCCGAGACTTCGGCCCACGGAAGCTCGAGGGCAGCGCCCGCACGAGGCTGAAAAATCCCCCCCGCGGGTCCCAGGGTGGCGGAGCGCGGCACGATGCGCGGGCCTGGAAGGGACTCCGCATCCTCCACCACGAGCGCGGCCAGTCCTGCCCGGCGCAACTCGGACACGAGCCGGGCCGCCGCCTCGGGCGCGAGGCTGGCGAGGATCGCAGGAGGCTCGGGCGCCAGACGGATGCGTGCCTCGGCCAACGTCAGCCCCACCCCATGGCCGAGCGCGGCAGCCGCCCCCTCCGGGTCCGTCGGTATCCGCACACAGGCAACGAGGCTCATGTTTCCATCCTCACGCGCTCGAACGGCTCACCGTTTGCGCGAAAACGATTGGTCCATCCCTGAGATGATCACCCGGAGGCCGCTCTCGAATCGGTCGTCGAAGTCCGTGAAGGCTTCCTTGCCAGCGGCCAGCGCGAGGGGGAATTTCTTCGCGTCGATCCGCTTGGCGCGCTGATTCAGATCGTACTGCGCATTGCGCTCCCCCTTCCGGGGGTACACGGCCTGCTCTTCGATGACGAAACCCACCGTATAGCTGGAGAGGATGTTGTAGCCACGGACCGCATCACGCAGTGAGAAGCCCGCGGAGGTGAGCTTCTGGAGCGCCCACTCCAAGGCCTCGTACAGGGTGTTGTCGGTGAGGTACGTCCCGCTGAACACCCTGGCCCCATCCCGGTAGCTCAGCAGCATCTGGCGCAAGCTCCGCCCGCTCTGGGCCATCCACTCGTCCCAGGGCTGCCCTGCATCCGGTTCGCCAGTGGCCTTCACCAGATCCCGGAACATGGTCGTCGCCATCTCGTCGATCAGATCCTGCTTGCTTTTGAAGTGCCAATACAGCGCGGGCGCCTGCACCTCGAGCTCCTGGGCAATCCGCCGCAGGGTCAACCCCTCCAACCCTTCTTCGTTGAGCAGCCGCAGCGCCGTGCGCACCACCCGCTCGGGATCCAGCCGCATCGTCACCTCGGTCGAAGCCCGACTTGACAACTTAACGGCGTTCAATGCAACTTAACGACGTTAAATTTAACATTGTTAAGGAGCCGATGCGGCTCGACCCGATGCCCTCCGGGCACGGATTCCATCGAACAGGAGGCCGACATGACGCTGTCACTGAAGACGCAGGTGTTGATCGCCGGGGCGGGTCCCACGGGGCTCACGCTGGCGTGTGAGCTTGCCCGGCGAGGGGTGCACTTCCGGATCATCGACAAAGCCCCGGAGCCCTTCGCTGGTTCACGAGGCAAGGGCTTGCAGCCTCGCACGCTGGAGATCTTCGAGGATCTCGGCGTCCTCGATGCGGTGCTGGCGGCAGGGATGCCGTACCCGCCTCTTCGCGCATACGCGGAAGGCGCCGTGGTGTGGGAAGGGCACATGCACGAGCACCGCGAGCCCTCGCCCGAGGTCCCCTACCCCAACCCTTGGATGCTTCCCCAGGCGAGGACGGAAAGAATCCTGCGCGAGCGGCTCGCCGAATCCGGCGTCCAGGTGGAGTTCGCCACCGAGCTGACCGCGCTGGAGCAGGACGCCGAGGGGGTGACCGCGACCTTGCTTCACGCGGGCCAGCCCCAGCAGGTTCGAGCCCGCTATCTGGTGGGGGCCGACGGTGGGCGCAGCTTCGTGCGCAAGCAGCTCGGTGTGGGCTTCGAGGGCGAAACGCGCGAGAGCGACCGGATGCTGATCGGCGATGTGCAGGTGGACGGGCTGGACCGCGCGTACTGGCACACGTGGCCGAAACCCGGAACGCGCACGCTCAGGCTTGGGCTGTGCCCGCTGCCAGGTACGAATCTCTTCCAGTTCATGGCACCGCTCGGACCCGATGAGGTGCCCGAACTGTCGCTGGAGTCCCTTCAAAAGAGATTCGATTCCGGCTCGGGCCGCTCGGACATCCGGCTGCACGGGCTGAACTGGCTGTCTCTGTACCGGGTCAACATCCGCCTGGTGGACCGGTACCGGACCGGCAACGTCTTCCTGGCGGGTGACGCCGCGCACGTGCATTCCCCGGCGGGCGGCCAGGGGCTCAACACCGGCGTCCAAGACGCCTACAACCTCGGATGGAAGCTGGGCCAGGTGCTGGCCGGTGCCCCTGAGGCACTGCTGGACAGCTATGAGGAAGAGCGGCGGCCGATCGCGGCGAATGTGCTGGGCCTCAGCACGAAGCTGCACCAGCGCAGCGCGCAGGGAGACCCCAACGCATACCAGCGCGGCACCGAAACCCAGCAGTTGGGGCTTCACTACCGGGGCAGTTCCCTGTCCCGGGATGAGCGCGTCTCCCCTCCGGGGCTCCAGGCGGGAGACCGTGCCCCCGATGCGCCCTGCCACGACAGCTCCGGGGCTCCGGTGCGGTTGTTCGAGACCTTCCGGGGCCCTCACTTCACCGTGTTGGCCTTCGGTGCCTCTCAGGCCAGTCTGGTGAGCCGGCTCAACGCCCACCGTGAACGGGGCGTTCACGCCTGCTCCGTGGTCCAGCCCGGAACCCCTGCCCACGAGCACACGCTCGTGGACACACAAGGGCATGTGCACCGCGCTTATGGCGCTCACGAGGGCACGCTCCTGCTGGTCCGGCCAGACGGCTACCTGGGGTGCATCACCCAGCAGCCCTCCGCCGATTCCCTCCAGGCTTATCTCCGGCAGGTCTCGGCCGACACGTGAGGGCGGCTCCTTCTCAGAAGAGCCGCCGCCGTCCAGCGGCGGCGGCAGTGATTCCTCAGGCCAGATCGAAGAGCAGGGCTTCCATCGGCTCGGACGCCTGGAGTTCCAGCGCCGACTCGTCGGACACGGCCACGCCGTCCCCCGCCTTCACGGGCACCCCATTGAGCGTCCCGGCGCCGCGCGCCACCTGCAACCAGGCGTGCCGTCCGGGAGCCAGCGTGTGCCTGGCCTTCTCGCCCTGACCCAAGAGCGTGCTGTACAGCCGCAGGTCTTGGTGCACTTTCAGCGAGCCGTCCTTGCCTTCGGGCGACACCACGAGCCGGAAGCCTCCTTGGCGCTCCTCGCGCGAGAAGAACTTCTGCTCATAGTCTGGCTTCAGCCCCTTGCGCTCGGGGAGAACCCAGATTTGCAGGAAGTGCACCTCCTCGTCCTCGCGGTTGACCTCGCTGTGCAACACACCCGTGCCCGCCGTCATCCGCTGCATCTCGCCCGCGCGCAGCACACCCACCGAGCCCATGCTGTCCCGGTGTTCGAGCTGCCCGGAGAGCACATAGGTGATGATCTCCATGTCCCGGTGGGGATGCGTCCCGAAGCCGCTGCGCCCGGCCACCCGGTCCTCGTTGATGACGCGCAGGGCGCGAAAGCCCATGAACGAGGGATCGTAGTAGTCCGAGAACGAGAAGGTGTGGTGAGAGTCCAACCACTCGTGGTTCGCATGTCCGCGTGCTTCCGAGTTCCTGAGCGTCAGCATGATGTTGTTTCTCCTTCGCCACTCATAGTGGGGGCGCGGAGGGCACTGCACCAGCCGCCCGGGACGGGACACATTGTTCCAGCGATAGGACAAACGCTTCAGCCGCCAGGGACACCAGCAGATGGATCCGGAGACCTATCTGCTGCCAGCTGGGGAATGGATCACTGCACCCGCCGACAGTGGAGACGAAGACCAGCGAACTCCCCGAATAACCGTCGCTGTACTCGATGCCAATCACGGTTTCATTGGGCGCGGCCTGGTGGACCGGATTCAGGTCGGACTCCTCCACCCGCCCAGAGAACTCGAGCGGGATTCCGAGCGCCAGTTCCTCGGCGCCGAACTCCCGGCTGCCATGGAGCGGCTCGCCCGCGCAGGTGCATCGTCCCTCTTTGGCCGGGATGAGGCGAATGCCCTCTCCAGCGGGAGCGAACAGGAGGGGCTGGCGGCTCATGAAGGGATCACCCAGAGGCAGGCCCAAGGGCTCGCCTGGACGGGTGAAGTCCGGCGCGTTGCGGGAGCACGACCTCCCGGCCCGAGAGCAGCCCGTGCAACAGCAGCCGCTCGCCACTGCGGGTAGCCAGGGTGTGGGTGACGATGGCCGGGGCGGGGATGAGGCAGGCGGAGGGACGCTGCCCACGCGGCTTCGGATCTGCAGCCGTGGACACATCCGCCGTCGCCAGGGGGGTACGGGGGTCGCGAGCACCAGGGCGGGACACCCTCGCGACTGTAGCCGCCTTGCTCCCCGAATGCGGCTCGTTTCACCACTGAGCACGCCAACACGGAACTTCTGTCACTCAGGCACGCTGCTCACTTTGTCCCCCACTGGGCGCCGTCACCCGCTCGAATGACACGCCCAAGTTCCCGACCTTCTCGAGAGCTGCCTTGACCTCCTCCGACACGATGAACGCAGTCTTGAACTTCTTCAGCCGAAAGACATGTGCACCCTCAGTCTTCGAGGGGTCGATTCGCAGGCCGTAGATCCAGCGGTACTCACCCTCGTATTCAGGAAAAGAGCCCTCGGGATAGTGCTGCACTTCTCGGCAGTTCGCTTCATCGATGCAATCAATAACCTTGGTTGCATTAACAACGAAGTACCGTTCGGGCTCTCCCTCTATCGACACCGGAAGAAGCTGAACGTCATCGGGAGCCAGTGTTTTGAAAACATTCGCAACGGTTTCGCTGGCGATGGGGGCTGCTTCAATCACAGAAAAATCAAACGTCCGCTTTCTACCAGGATGTGCGATGCGTGCCTTGAGGGCTCCCAGGTCAGGAAGGACGCGACCATCCGCGAACATCCAAGGCTCGTCAAACGCCTCTCCAGAATCCCGTGTCGGCGTCTCAAGGAGCCACCGTGGCACATCTCCAAGCTCCACCAAGTAGAAATGGCGTTCCACCTCAACCCTCCACCTTCACAATGAAACTCCGCAACTCGGAGCCTTGCGTCAGAAGCTCGTTGGCTATCCTCGCAAGCTCCTTCATCAAACTGGCCCGGCAGCTCTCCGTCGTTTGGCAGCGCGCAACCGAACGTTCAAGGCGCCGAACTACCGCCCGGTGATACATTTCAGGGTGAGGCCCCTCATGTCCCTTGAGCCTCACCTTGTTGGCAGCGTCTTCAAGCGTCATCCCGGCCTTCTCGAGCTGGGGTTCTTGTTCGTGCAGATGTGATGAACGGGACCAGAGTCATCGCCCGGATACCGCCCGTCCAAGTACATCGCAAGAGCAGCAGCAGCCCCCAGGGCGAGCGCGACGTTGAGCACTCCAGCGGCGGGCATCGCGATTGACGACACGCCACCATTCAGCGCCGCCCCGAGCTGGAATCCCGCCTCGGCCTGTCCTCGAAGCGCGGCCTGGGAGAAGCCGGGAAGCCTTGGACCCTGCGACGCCATCGCACTCTTTCCACTCAAGACCGTCGTGACGAGCAACACCAAGACGCGCATGCCGTTCGTGCCGAGCACCTTTCCGAAGCGGTGGCCGATGCCTGCAACTCGATGACGCTCGTGGCTCTCTCCGCGTCGTCCCACAACTGGGCGAAGCCGCGACCCATCTCCCAGACCGGCACCACTCCGAGATAGGCCACCATCGCTGCCGTCAGTGCCACCGCGATGACCTTGGTGACGGGCTCGGGAAGGGCCATTGTGAGTCATCTGGGTCGGGGCAGATGCGCGCATACAACGACTCGGGGGTGCCGACCACCCCCGAATCCGCGATGCCTTTGGAGGATGCGAGCAGGGTCCTGGACCGGGCCCATCCACGTTGGTCCGCCGCATCGGTCTCGCGAAAGGCAACGTCCATGCGCAGGTCGAGGATGAACTGTGTGAGGGCTGACTTGAACTCGTCCTCTCCCCCACGTGTAGAGGGCCGGAGCGCTGATGCCGGTCTCGATCGAGATCGCCGTCACGTTCGCGTCGGGGGCCACGAGCAGCTTCACAAAGTGGCAACAAGAGAAAAGGGCTTGGGAGCTGACTGTCTCCCAAGCCCTTGATTTCTTTGGAGCCGACATCCGGATTTGAACCGGAGACCTACTGATTACGAATCAGTTGCTCTACCAACTGAGCTATGTCGGCGCGGCGTGGCGGGGCGAATACCATGCACTTTTCCACAGGGCAACCGGTTTTGATCGCGCGCGCTTGCCCGCCCCCTTATCTCTCTGGGTTCGTGACACGGCGCGTTGCCTAAGTGCCTGACATTTCACGAGTTTTTAACCCGAAATCGTTTCCGGGGCGATTGATTCCCTGATCCGCCTGTGCGCATAACCGCCTGAGCAACACGCTTCGCCCTCACGCAAGGAGCACGTTTCCATGGCCAGCGAAGAAAACTTCATGCGCGCCCCGGCCCGATCCCCCAAGCGCACCGTCTACACGGAGGCGATGGAGATCTTCGACCGCGCCGCCGATCTCATCGGTCTCGACAAGCGCGTTCGTCTGGAGCTCGAAGAGCCCGACTACGAGCACATCTTCTACGTCACCACCAAGCTCAAGGACCGCCTCGTCCCCCTGCCGGCCCAGGACGGCAAGGCCTTCTCGGACCTGCCCGTCACCCAGGTGCGCAACCCCGAGGGCCTGGAGCG
Protein-coding sequences here:
- a CDS encoding FAD-dependent oxidoreductase; its protein translation is MTLSLKTQVLIAGAGPTGLTLACELARRGVHFRIIDKAPEPFAGSRGKGLQPRTLEIFEDLGVLDAVLAAGMPYPPLRAYAEGAVVWEGHMHEHREPSPEVPYPNPWMLPQARTERILRERLAESGVQVEFATELTALEQDAEGVTATLLHAGQPQQVRARYLVGADGGRSFVRKQLGVGFEGETRESDRMLIGDVQVDGLDRAYWHTWPKPGTRTLRLGLCPLPGTNLFQFMAPLGPDEVPELSLESLQKRFDSGSGRSDIRLHGLNWLSLYRVNIRLVDRYRTGNVFLAGDAAHVHSPAGGQGLNTGVQDAYNLGWKLGQVLAGAPEALLDSYEEERRPIAANVLGLSTKLHQRSAQGDPNAYQRGTETQQLGLHYRGSSLSRDERVSPPGLQAGDRAPDAPCHDSSGAPVRLFETFRGPHFTVLAFGASQASLVSRLNAHRERGVHACSVVQPGTPAHEHTLVDTQGHVHRAYGAHEGTLLLVRPDGYLGCITQQPSADSLQAYLRQVSADT
- a CDS encoding imm11 family protein, translated to MERHFYLVELGDVPRWLLETPTRDSGEAFDEPWMFADGRVLPDLGALKARIAHPGRKRTFDFSVIEAAPIASETVANVFKTLAPDDVQLLPVSIEGEPERYFVVNATKVIDCIDEANCREVQHYPEGSFPEYEGEYRWIYGLRIDPSKTEGAHVFRLKKFKTAFIVSEEVKAALEKVGNLGVSFERVTAPSGGQSEQRA
- a CDS encoding TetR/AcrR family transcriptional regulator C-terminal domain-containing protein; its protein translation is MSSRASTEVTMRLDPERVVRTALRLLNEEGLEGLTLRRIAQELEVQAPALYWHFKSKQDLIDEMATTMFRDLVKATGEPDAGQPWDEWMAQSGRSLRQMLLSYRDGARVFSGTYLTDNTLYEALEWALQKLTSAGFSLRDAVRGYNILSSYTVGFVIEEQAVYPRKGERNAQYDLNQRAKRIDAKKFPLALAAGKEAFTDFDDRFESGLRVIISGMDQSFSRKR
- a CDS encoding sigma-54-dependent transcriptional regulator; the encoded protein is MQEDLSSLVVALSKSEDFEDAATRTLSSLMRLTEEAIATSRYKNHGKVLRGMVHLRRAGGYLRLAILEQGAATVQSAGGAVEAPSLVSATAWHSVVQHNCPVFIDAILGTLRPYSPQDTERLEELLPGGFGSQESRQSFLSRQASHVCVIPLRTLGSGIGGMISLEADCPPAMGQDFVWRECVDRLQLVAELAAPYLTGLPFPPAPQAEVDEYMPVIGVSMASLLPILDVFSQQEESILISGATGAGKSRLARWCHARSNRRTGPFEVLDLISVPEDLQMAELFGWKRGAFTGAVRDSVGSLGRAEGGTLFIDEIDKLSLKAQAGLLRVLEERTYRVLGDGTGDRSADVRFVIGTNVDLREAVRAGRFREDLYYRINVLPLRVPLLDERRDEIPKWAEYMVNRRHREQFPSGQARLSPEAEQQLSNRSWPGNLRQLDNIIRRAYTLAMVEYGATPELLLKEGHILRALEYEEATGETQAPERGSRSLTEAMRAVATAFIEEAKRRGTPLDLGLTEALTGVVLGQAVQELGREEAFRLVGRENLLKNRNHHKVLKRELEKVEALYRELTGSSSPFSGLLPDEEPG
- a CDS encoding AHH domain-containing protein, with protein sequence MTLEDAANKVRLKGHEGPHPEMYHRAVVRRLERSVARCQTTESCRASLMKELARIANELLTQGSELRSFIVKVEG
- a CDS encoding pirin family protein is translated as MLTLRNSEARGHANHEWLDSHHTFSFSDYYDPSFMGFRALRVINEDRVAGRSGFGTHPHRDMEIITYVLSGQLEHRDSMGSVGVLRAGEMQRMTAGTGVLHSEVNREDEEVHFLQIWVLPERKGLKPDYEQKFFSREERQGGFRLVVSPEGKDGSLKVHQDLRLYSTLLGQGEKARHTLAPGRHAWLQVARGAGTLNGVPVKAGDGVAVSDESALELQASEPMEALLFDLA